CACGCCACTGATCCTCGACACCGCAGGCCGCCTGCACATCGACGAGGCGATGCTCGAGGAGCTCAAGGCCATCCGCCGCGAGGTGGCGCCGCATCACGTGCTCCTCGTCCTGGACGCGATGACCGGGCAGGACGCCGTCACCGTCGCCGACCGCTTCAACCAGGCGGTCGGGATCGACGCGGTCGCGCTGACGAAGCTCGACGGCGACTCGCGCGGCGGCGCCGCCCTGTCCGTGCGCCAGGTGACCGGCCGGCCGATCGCCTTCGTCGGCACGGGCGAAAAGACGGACGCCCTCGAGCCGTTCCATCCCGACCGGCTCGCCTCACGCATCCTCGGCATGGGCGACGTGCTGTCGCTCGTCGAGAAGGCGCAGGCGACCGTGGACCAGAAGACGGCGGAGGAGCTCGTCCGGAAGCTCCGCGAGGACACGTTCACGCTCGAGGACTTCCGCGAGCAGCTCAGGCAGGTGCAGCGGCTCGGGCCCCTCGACCAGGTCCTGGGGATGCTGCCGTTCGGCAAGATGCTCAAAGGCGCACCGAAGGATCTCGCCGACGAGTCCGCCGACCTCGGCCGCTTCGACGCGATCATCGCATCCATGACGCCGGG
This region of Candidatus Methylomirabilota bacterium genomic DNA includes:
- a CDS encoding signal recognition particle protein codes for the protein TPLILDTAGRLHIDEAMLEELKAIRREVAPHHVLLVLDAMTGQDAVTVADRFNQAVGIDAVALTKLDGDSRGGAALSVRQVTGRPIAFVGTGEKTDALEPFHPDRLASRILGMGDVLSLVEKAQATVDQKTAEELVRKLREDTFTLEDFREQLRQVQRLGPLDQVLGMLPFGKMLKGAPKDLADESADLGRFDAIIASMTPGERRNPELLNGSRRQRVARGSGTSVQDVNRLLKQYAQLRKLMKQFKGMEGKLPRMKNLSGFPTPRG